One window from the genome of Rhodobacteraceae bacterium S2214 encodes:
- a CDS encoding Gfo/Idh/MocA family oxidoreductase produces MSQHQPIGIALIGAGMIAERHVKAISAAQDDMHLRAVVSRNPDRARGLAEAYDGPAPIFTSDLSEIARDPDIHMAIVATPPSVRADVIAPLANAGKHILLEKPVGRTTAEATEVVEICEEAGVTLGVLFQHRVRDTARAAAKYVADGTLGRLGHVEIAVPIWRAQSYYDELGRGTYARDGGGVLLTNAIHSIDLALSLTGPVKSVQAMTATSPLHRMEAEDVAVVGLQFASGAVGSLLASTATFPHGTETITLHFSQGSLRMTKDSLTVSWHDGRVETPIKDNSDGVVVPLSGGQVAWHQDVIADFATAIRTGSAPLVTGRQALESHALITAIETSSRLGQRVDMGA; encoded by the coding sequence ATGTCCCAACACCAGCCGATAGGCATCGCATTGATTGGTGCGGGCATGATCGCCGAGCGCCATGTCAAAGCCATTTCCGCAGCGCAGGACGACATGCATCTGCGAGCTGTTGTGTCCCGCAATCCTGACCGCGCGCGGGGGCTTGCCGAGGCTTACGATGGACCCGCGCCCATCTTTACATCCGACCTTTCTGAAATCGCACGAGACCCAGATATTCACATGGCCATTGTTGCGACTCCGCCGAGTGTACGTGCCGACGTAATCGCGCCATTGGCAAATGCCGGCAAACATATCCTGCTCGAAAAACCGGTCGGGCGAACGACCGCAGAAGCAACCGAGGTCGTCGAGATATGCGAAGAAGCTGGTGTAACGCTTGGCGTTCTGTTCCAGCATCGTGTTCGCGACACCGCCCGTGCTGCTGCCAAATACGTGGCAGACGGAACGCTTGGCCGATTGGGTCATGTCGAAATTGCCGTCCCGATCTGGCGTGCGCAAAGCTACTACGATGAACTAGGGCGCGGGACCTACGCACGTGACGGGGGCGGGGTATTGCTGACCAATGCGATCCATTCGATTGACCTTGCGCTGTCTTTGACGGGCCCTGTGAAAAGCGTGCAGGCGATGACGGCGACGTCGCCGTTGCATCGTATGGAAGCCGAAGACGTAGCCGTTGTTGGACTGCAATTCGCATCGGGTGCTGTTGGATCATTGCTGGCCAGTACGGCCACATTCCCGCATGGGACCGAAACGATCACGCTTCACTTTAGTCAGGGGTCATTGCGAATGACCAAAGACTCATTGACTGTCAGTTGGCATGACGGCCGCGTGGAGACGCCTATCAAGGATAATAGCGACGGCGTGGTTGTTCCCCTTTCGGGTGGTCAAGTGGCATGGCACCAAGACGTTATCGCCGATTTTGCCACCGCGATACGAACGGGCAGTGCGCCGCTTGTAACAGGACGACAGGCGCTCGAATCCCATGCATTAATCACTGCAATCGAAACGTCATCGCGTTTGGGGCAGCGTGTAGACATGGGGGCGTGA
- a CDS encoding dynamin family protein: MTHSTSLNRKPRIALMGEFSAGKSTLSNLLLGSRPLPEKVTATRLSPVWMASGSQPPYRVDVDGTEELISLSHLEEIGVENTRVIRLFFESDILDVCDLIDFPGISDPNMSSDVVERMLEEVDAVLWCTHATQAWRQSEAAVWAQMPEAVRKRSILLITRFDKLTTERDRNRVLARVKHETKGQFGATFPVSLLQALNAGEDYDAWDASGAGAFTEHLIEMVQELTIAVAGTTETLYVSAPEATEVDATDAEAAPLLLTDPVVDGRDPEAAPVVPRRVNARRDDAADDNSHKPRPNTSRPVFHMDDETVENPAQIAS, from the coding sequence ATGACCCATTCCACTTCGCTGAACCGTAAGCCACGCATTGCGCTTATGGGTGAATTCAGTGCTGGCAAAAGCACGTTGTCAAATCTGCTGCTGGGGTCACGCCCTTTGCCGGAAAAGGTAACAGCAACGCGCTTGTCACCTGTTTGGATGGCATCCGGTTCGCAGCCCCCTTACCGCGTTGATGTGGACGGCACGGAAGAACTGATTTCACTGTCGCATCTCGAAGAAATTGGCGTTGAAAACACACGCGTGATCCGTTTGTTCTTTGAAAGCGATATCCTTGATGTGTGTGATCTGATTGATTTTCCAGGAATTTCCGACCCGAACATGTCATCTGATGTGGTTGAACGGATGCTGGAAGAAGTCGACGCCGTGCTGTGGTGTACCCACGCGACTCAAGCGTGGCGGCAATCCGAAGCTGCGGTTTGGGCCCAGATGCCCGAAGCCGTGCGCAAGCGGTCTATCCTGCTGATCACGCGTTTCGACAAGTTGACGACAGAGCGTGACCGCAATCGTGTCTTGGCGCGAGTCAAGCACGAAACCAAAGGTCAGTTCGGCGCGACCTTCCCCGTATCCCTGCTTCAGGCATTGAATGCTGGCGAAGACTACGATGCATGGGACGCCAGTGGTGCTGGCGCGTTCACCGAACATTTGATCGAAATGGTTCAGGAACTGACCATTGCTGTCGCAGGAACAACCGAAACGCTTTACGTGTCGGCTCCGGAAGCAACAGAAGTCGATGCAACTGACGCAGAAGCTGCGCCGCTGTTGTTGACAGACCCCGTTGTAGACGGTCGCGACCCCGAAGCCGCACCAGTCGTGCCGCGCCGTGTCAACGCACGTCGCGACGATGCCGCAGATGACAATTCACACAAGCCGCGCCCAAACACATCGCGTCCCGTTTTCCACATGGACGACGAGACTGTTGAAAACCCAGCGCAGATTGCATCTTAA
- a CDS encoding type IV pili methyl-accepting chemotaxis transducer N-terminal domain-containing protein encodes MTRTSSITQITLGAVAALTLSTATQGVAQSGAISIPPEDPIQLTQFLEDIGASERINLSGKLRMLSQRIPAAACTYHAGIAPEQSNAVLHAAKVEFDTIIAALEFGDETLNIIGEEQRRKTLAAIANLHAKYDPLHAAFDDIEATGGTDEEVLELAEHNMEVLDAAKLLVSEISGQYADPTALLQSDALTIDIAGRQRMLTQKISKEVCLIMSGIYADASLETLGGTVSMFETSLNALIFGMDGAGISPAPTEEILTGLEIVQADWAEISDYVATVSAGGSVDEATRAMIFTGLNKTMADMNAVVGMYTENSKLGL; translated from the coding sequence ATGACACGCACTTCAAGTATTACACAAATAACGCTCGGTGCCGTTGCTGCATTGACGCTTTCGACCGCAACCCAAGGCGTCGCGCAATCCGGTGCTATTTCAATTCCACCCGAAGATCCGATCCAGCTGACCCAGTTTCTGGAAGATATTGGCGCAAGCGAACGCATCAACCTATCGGGCAAACTACGAATGTTAAGCCAGCGCATTCCTGCAGCGGCCTGTACTTATCACGCTGGAATCGCACCGGAGCAAAGCAACGCCGTTTTGCACGCTGCAAAAGTAGAATTCGACACGATTATCGCCGCACTTGAATTTGGTGATGAGACGTTGAACATCATCGGTGAAGAACAACGTCGCAAGACACTGGCCGCGATCGCAAACCTTCATGCAAAATACGATCCGCTCCACGCCGCATTTGACGACATCGAAGCCACCGGCGGTACCGACGAAGAAGTCTTGGAACTGGCCGAACACAACATGGAAGTTCTGGATGCCGCAAAACTGCTCGTCAGTGAGATTTCAGGCCAATATGCCGATCCAACTGCTTTGTTGCAGTCTGACGCATTGACCATCGATATTGCTGGCCGTCAGCGGATGCTGACCCAGAAAATCTCGAAAGAGGTATGCTTGATCATGTCAGGCATCTACGCGGATGCGTCGCTTGAAACGCTCGGCGGAACTGTCAGCATGTTCGAAACTTCGTTGAACGCGCTTATCTTCGGAATGGATGGCGCCGGCATTTCGCCTGCACCGACTGAAGAAATTCTGACAGGCTTGGAAATCGTGCAAGCGGATTGGGCAGAGATCAGCGATTACGTCGCAACCGTGTCGGCTGGCGGATCTGTTGATGAAGCAACCCGCGCGATGATCTTCACAGGTTTGAACAAGACGATGGCCGATATGAACGCCGTTGTTGGTATGTACACAGAGAATTCTAAGCTGGGCCTATAA
- a CDS encoding substrate-binding domain-containing protein, producing MFFNKYNARQIAARALITFAAGALPMSVLADEVTLKSADGTVNLVGEFVDFVDDNYVIRTGLGDLRIAANRVRCEGDACPVFDTATADIQIAGSDTVGLGMMPLLISGYASHLNAEASVIATETRGQILANLVGDGGFGDEIGSYLVTSTSSGDAFSTLLDGTAQIGMSSRRIRPAEARALRDNGAGNMVSAEQEHVIAVDSLVVITHPENPIKELSLEQLRGIYSGAITNWSEVGGADAEIKLITRVDGSGTRAVFESRIFGEIEPSLVSTAAVVEGNNEMAAMVNEDPFALGYVGYAFQRGAKALSVVNECGISVTPDAFSAKTEEYALQRRLYLYNRSDAIDASTQDFVDYTVSKDADGVIAKAGFIDLGISRREQALDGARARALLDPNVDAYEGGVMREMLSEMVDYDRLSTTFRFATGSSRLDERGLLDMARLADFLEAQPEGTKVRFVGFTDGVGAFDSNRTLSESRANQVMAELTAFAGDRVANLEMGVSGFGEIAPSACNINENGRTINRRVEVWIEAARG from the coding sequence ATGTTTTTCAACAAGTACAACGCACGTCAAATTGCGGCACGTGCCCTAATTACTTTTGCTGCAGGCGCTTTGCCAATGTCAGTTCTCGCAGACGAGGTTACGCTCAAGTCTGCTGACGGAACCGTAAACCTTGTTGGGGAATTCGTCGATTTCGTCGATGACAACTACGTCATCCGCACCGGCCTTGGCGATCTTCGGATTGCCGCGAACCGCGTTCGCTGTGAAGGCGATGCATGCCCGGTCTTCGATACTGCCACTGCAGACATCCAAATCGCTGGGTCTGACACAGTTGGTCTTGGCATGATGCCATTGCTGATTTCCGGCTACGCGTCGCACCTGAATGCAGAAGCATCAGTCATCGCGACAGAAACCCGCGGTCAAATTCTGGCGAACCTTGTTGGTGACGGTGGATTTGGCGATGAAATCGGCAGCTATCTTGTAACATCAACATCGTCCGGCGATGCGTTCTCTACCCTTCTGGATGGAACGGCTCAAATCGGCATGTCATCGCGCCGGATTCGTCCAGCTGAAGCCCGTGCATTGCGTGACAACGGCGCTGGCAACATGGTCAGCGCAGAACAGGAACATGTGATTGCGGTGGATAGCCTTGTGGTTATCACCCACCCGGAAAACCCAATCAAAGAACTGTCGCTTGAACAGCTGCGCGGTATCTATTCGGGTGCCATCACAAACTGGTCCGAAGTGGGCGGTGCTGATGCTGAAATCAAGCTGATCACACGTGTCGACGGATCCGGTACACGTGCCGTATTCGAAAGCCGTATCTTTGGTGAAATCGAACCATCACTCGTTTCCACGGCAGCTGTTGTCGAAGGCAACAACGAAATGGCCGCAATGGTGAACGAAGATCCATTTGCGCTGGGTTATGTTGGCTACGCTTTCCAGCGTGGCGCAAAAGCCTTGTCCGTTGTGAACGAATGCGGAATTTCGGTGACACCTGACGCGTTCTCAGCCAAGACAGAAGAATACGCCCTGCAGCGTCGTCTGTATCTCTACAACCGTAGCGACGCGATTGATGCATCCACACAAGATTTCGTGGACTATACCGTGTCCAAAGATGCTGATGGCGTGATCGCAAAAGCAGGCTTTATCGACTTGGGCATCAGCCGCCGCGAACAGGCGCTTGATGGCGCACGTGCACGTGCATTGCTTGATCCAAACGTTGACGCCTACGAAGGCGGCGTGATGCGTGAAATGTTGTCTGAAATGGTTGATTACGACCGCTTGTCCACAACATTCCGTTTCGCGACAGGATCATCCCGTTTGGACGAACGTGGCTTGCTTGATATGGCACGTTTGGCCGATTTCCTTGAAGCGCAGCCAGAAGGCACAAAAGTGCGTTTTGTTGGCTTTACAGACGGTGTTGGTGCGTTTGATAGCAACCGGACACTTTCAGAAAGCCGCGCGAACCAAGTGATGGCGGAACTTACTGCATTTGCAGGTGATCGTGTCGCAAACCTTGAAATGGGCGTGTCCGGCTTCGGCGAGATCGCACCATCCGCATGTAACATCAACGAAAACGGTCGTACGATTAACCGTCGCGTTGAAGTGTGGATCGAAGCTGCCCGCGGGTAA
- a CDS encoding sulfite exporter TauE/SafE family protein translates to MSFLYAGLDPATAVFLFVISFFGSFITVAMGIGGGAMMLAVMATLLPPAALIPVHGVIQFGSNAYRAFVLKEHTFWPPIGAFAIGSLIGVSVGGLIVVDLPPSAVQIGVGLFVAWSVLRKPPKWLTHWPFLTGLLSSFLTMFFGATGVFVAGIVKSHQLGREAHVATHAVMMTLQHLLKIIVFGMLGFAFGPWLGFMGVMIASGFVGTLAGRHVLRRMNDAIFGKVLNVILMLLAARLIWQGIAGI, encoded by the coding sequence ATGTCTTTTCTTTACGCGGGCCTTGATCCAGCAACGGCGGTTTTCCTGTTTGTGATCAGCTTCTTCGGATCATTCATTACTGTCGCAATGGGGATCGGTGGCGGCGCAATGATGCTGGCGGTGATGGCGACCTTGTTGCCCCCCGCCGCGTTGATACCCGTCCACGGGGTCATCCAATTCGGATCGAACGCCTACCGCGCTTTCGTATTGAAAGAGCATACGTTTTGGCCACCCATCGGAGCGTTTGCAATCGGCAGCCTGATTGGTGTCAGTGTCGGCGGATTGATCGTTGTTGATTTACCGCCAAGTGCCGTTCAAATCGGCGTCGGCCTATTCGTGGCCTGGTCTGTCCTGCGTAAACCGCCAAAGTGGCTGACGCATTGGCCGTTTCTGACGGGGCTTTTGTCGAGCTTCCTGACGATGTTCTTCGGCGCAACTGGTGTATTCGTTGCGGGTATCGTCAAATCCCATCAATTAGGCCGTGAGGCTCATGTCGCGACCCATGCGGTGATGATGACGTTGCAGCATCTGTTAAAGATTATCGTCTTCGGAATGCTCGGTTTTGCATTCGGGCCTTGGCTGGGTTTTATGGGGGTCATGATCGCATCAGGATTTGTCGGAACATTGGCCGGCAGACACGTTTTACGCCGCATGAACGATGCAATCTTTGGCAAAGTCTTGAATGTTATCTTGATGCTATTGGCCGCACGCCTGATCTGGCAGGGGATTGCGGGCATTTAG
- a CDS encoding SMP-30/gluconolactonase/LRE family protein codes for MTQFDIRDPAFSDLFPDGAGLQEIATGFGFTEGPIWHPHDKWLMFSDIQESKQYIWREGAGHSIFRLPSNQANGNFFDRDGQVLTCEHAASQVTIRDHGGKRVTPIATHYEGRALNSPNDIICDSLGRIWFTDPAYGRTRADLGIIRDQELAFQGVYRLDPDGSLHLVASDFDQPNGLCLSQDETRLFINDSPRGHIRVFDVAADGALSGGKIWANVVGDGPWVPDGMKTTTQDHILCNGPSGVHIFTADAQCLGVILMPQKSTNFCFGGEDMTSLFITASASVYRIETRMTGLAMF; via the coding sequence ATGACCCAGTTTGATATCCGCGATCCGGCCTTCTCTGACTTGTTTCCGGATGGCGCTGGGCTGCAAGAAATCGCGACAGGTTTCGGTTTTACGGAAGGCCCGATTTGGCACCCGCACGATAAGTGGCTCATGTTTTCGGATATCCAAGAAAGCAAACAATACATTTGGCGCGAAGGGGCGGGTCATAGTATTTTTCGCCTACCCAGCAATCAAGCGAACGGTAACTTCTTTGATCGCGACGGGCAGGTTCTGACGTGTGAACACGCGGCATCACAGGTGACGATCCGCGACCACGGTGGGAAGCGGGTCACGCCAATCGCGACCCACTATGAAGGACGCGCATTAAACAGCCCTAACGACATTATCTGCGACAGCTTGGGGCGGATATGGTTCACTGATCCAGCGTATGGACGGACGCGTGCCGATTTGGGCATCATCCGCGATCAGGAATTGGCGTTTCAAGGGGTTTACCGGCTTGATCCTGACGGATCCCTCCACCTTGTCGCCAGCGATTTTGACCAACCTAACGGTCTATGTCTGTCCCAAGACGAAACCAGATTGTTTATCAATGACAGTCCGCGTGGCCATATTCGTGTGTTTGATGTCGCAGCTGACGGGGCGCTGTCGGGTGGTAAAATCTGGGCGAATGTCGTGGGCGACGGACCATGGGTGCCGGATGGCATGAAGACAACGACGCAGGACCATATTCTTTGCAATGGCCCCAGCGGGGTGCACATCTTTACAGCAGATGCACAGTGTCTTGGAGTCATCCTGATGCCGCAAAAATCCACGAATTTTTGCTTTGGCGGTGAAGATATGACGTCGTTGTTCATCACGGCATCTGCGTCAGTCTACCGGATCGAAACGCGCATGACTGGGCTGGCAATGTTTTGA
- a CDS encoding cold shock domain-containing protein, translating to MIDCTAVQAYPKEDANLLIMFRGHIMYSDDKSYSGSVKWFDPAKGFGFVVDAESGNEVLLHVNTLREFGINTIAKEVVVDFLIEGTDRGVRVARVLEIRQPNDVVTYDDLTAEEKETLEPGCVKWFDSVKGYGFVMLFRTNEEIFVHADILRKFGMGELFPGLAVAVVVERGEAQKQVAVIQPWKFTS from the coding sequence ATGATTGATTGCACAGCAGTCCAAGCTTACCCCAAAGAAGATGCCAATCTTCTGATCATGTTTCGCGGTCACATTATGTATTCTGACGACAAAAGTTACTCTGGTTCTGTCAAATGGTTCGATCCCGCAAAAGGCTTCGGTTTCGTCGTCGACGCCGAGTCAGGGAATGAGGTGCTGTTGCACGTCAACACGTTGCGCGAGTTTGGCATCAACACAATAGCCAAGGAAGTCGTTGTCGACTTCCTTATCGAAGGCACGGACCGTGGTGTCCGCGTCGCGCGGGTTCTCGAGATCCGCCAGCCCAACGATGTCGTGACCTACGATGACCTGACGGCCGAGGAAAAAGAGACACTTGAACCAGGATGCGTGAAATGGTTCGACTCGGTCAAAGGTTACGGGTTCGTCATGCTGTTCCGCACGAACGAAGAAATTTTCGTCCATGCCGATATCTTGCGCAAATTCGGCATGGGTGAATTGTTTCCAGGCCTCGCTGTTGCGGTGGTTGTGGAACGTGGTGAAGCACAGAAACAGGTTGCTGTCATCCAACCTTGGAAATTCACCAGCTAA
- a CDS encoding dynamin family protein has protein sequence MEKLTNDQGEQAQVSQPGFMRIGLNKLETYHDELSDLEDTLFDIEKIGGPEAAKKAQKLVKQLRAFEPNITMIGQIKAGKTSLVNAMAGRPGLLPADVNPWTSVITSLHLNTPMAPDAPRASFQFFDQNEWDHLVENGGRIGELSSRAGADEEMNKVREQIGQMYEKTRERLGRKFELLLGQRHNYAELDDDLMQRYVCMGDDFDEISQAEQQGRFADITKSADLYMDANFLPMPLCIRDTPGVNDTFMMREQITIKALRDSRICVVVLSAHQALSTMDMGLIRLISNVKSREVVIFVNRVDELSDPANQIPEIRASILQTLSDNNGPENCEVLFGSAYWANMALGGDLTEIVDDSANALFNYAESILGDQATDMDAFEMVWQLSGLPHLFDAISERIAEGSGAERLTSIRKSAQNHVGGLRASSSLVSMRLEGDNVTTMDETTLKAHLDAIDAKHIQKLNDGLDEVFAKFSRRIDQSNKRFLDRAVETLIQHLETKGENEIWQYSPDGLRILLRTGYQVMKKDFTAMCDAAFGDAATDLTDLYGQAFSVDVENFTVTPPDAPGVPAPVSLGQTIALDLQTSWWKGWWQRRKGYRAFASNFYELIEAETAPIVDDLKNRQLNDIRQTALGEMADFLAEQRGILTDIAEKSQIGLGDLEGLFGITAQQEREELFDIIFEDLAIDDDDYDVDPKISGGAAA, from the coding sequence ATGGAAAAGTTGACAAACGATCAGGGTGAGCAGGCCCAAGTGTCACAGCCCGGATTCATGCGGATTGGTCTGAACAAGCTTGAGACCTACCACGACGAACTGAGCGATCTTGAAGATACCCTTTTCGACATCGAAAAGATTGGCGGCCCAGAAGCGGCCAAAAAGGCGCAAAAGCTGGTCAAACAGCTGCGTGCGTTCGAACCGAACATCACGATGATCGGCCAGATTAAGGCCGGTAAAACATCGCTCGTGAACGCCATGGCAGGACGTCCCGGATTGCTGCCAGCGGACGTGAACCCGTGGACGTCCGTCATCACGTCACTTCACCTGAACACGCCGATGGCGCCCGATGCGCCGCGTGCGTCATTCCAGTTCTTTGACCAGAACGAATGGGATCATTTGGTCGAAAACGGTGGCCGTATCGGCGAATTGTCCAGCCGCGCTGGCGCCGACGAAGAAATGAACAAGGTCCGCGAACAGATCGGCCAGATGTACGAAAAGACCCGCGAACGGTTGGGACGTAAGTTCGAACTACTGCTGGGGCAACGTCACAACTACGCCGAACTCGACGACGACCTGATGCAGCGCTACGTCTGCATGGGCGATGACTTCGACGAGATTTCGCAGGCCGAACAGCAGGGTCGTTTCGCCGATATTACGAAATCAGCTGACCTGTACATGGACGCTAATTTCTTGCCGATGCCATTGTGTATCCGCGACACGCCCGGCGTAAACGATACTTTCATGATGCGTGAGCAGATCACGATCAAAGCCCTGCGTGACAGTCGGATTTGTGTGGTTGTTCTGTCTGCACACCAAGCGTTGTCAACGATGGACATGGGTTTGATCCGTTTGATTTCAAACGTGAAAAGCCGTGAAGTCGTGATCTTTGTGAACCGTGTCGACGAACTGTCCGATCCGGCAAATCAGATCCCTGAAATTCGTGCGTCTATTCTGCAGACTTTGTCTGACAACAACGGCCCCGAAAACTGCGAAGTGCTGTTCGGGTCTGCCTACTGGGCCAACATGGCGCTGGGCGGTGATCTGACCGAGATTGTCGATGACAGTGCTAACGCCTTGTTCAACTACGCCGAATCGATCCTTGGCGACCAAGCCACGGATATGGATGCGTTCGAAATGGTCTGGCAATTGTCCGGCCTGCCGCATCTGTTCGATGCGATTTCCGAACGGATCGCCGAAGGTTCTGGCGCAGAACGTCTGACGTCCATCCGCAAGAGCGCGCAAAACCATGTGGGCGGCCTACGGGCGTCGAGTTCACTGGTGTCCATGCGTCTGGAAGGCGACAATGTCACAACGATGGATGAAACGACGCTGAAAGCGCATCTTGATGCCATCGACGCGAAGCATATTCAGAAACTGAATGACGGTCTGGACGAAGTCTTTGCCAAGTTTAGCCGCCGTATTGATCAATCGAACAAACGATTCCTTGACCGCGCGGTTGAGACGCTGATCCAACACCTTGAAACTAAGGGTGAAAACGAGATTTGGCAGTATTCTCCTGATGGTCTGCGCATTCTGTTGCGCACCGGTTATCAGGTGATGAAGAAAGACTTTACCGCGATGTGCGACGCGGCTTTTGGTGATGCGGCGACTGATCTCACTGATCTTTATGGTCAGGCATTTTCGGTAGATGTCGAAAACTTCACGGTGACACCACCAGACGCACCTGGCGTGCCTGCGCCCGTGTCTTTGGGACAAACCATCGCGCTTGATCTGCAGACATCGTGGTGGAAAGGCTGGTGGCAACGCCGCAAAGGATATCGTGCTTTTGCCAGCAATTTCTACGAATTGATCGAGGCGGAAACCGCCCCTATCGTCGATGACCTGAAGAACCGTCAATTAAACGACATCCGTCAAACCGCCCTTGGCGAAATGGCCGATTTCTTGGCTGAACAACGCGGCATTCTGACGGATATCGCTGAAAAATCTCAAATCGGTCTTGGTGATCTGGAAGGCCTGTTCGGCATTACAGCCCAGCAAGAACGTGAAGAACTGTTCGACATCATTTTCGAAGATCTCGCGATTGATGACGATGACTACGACGTTGACCCAAAAATATCTGGAGGTGCTGCCGCATGA